Within the Streptomyces sp. NBC_00353 genome, the region ACTCCGCTGACCGGTACGGGGCGAGTGTGCGGGGTGTCGCCGAGCAGTGCGCCCAGGACCACCACCATCTCCACGCCCAGCTCATGGGCGAAGCCCAGGAGCTCGTTGCAGAACGAGCGCCAGCGCATCGACGGCTCGATACCGCGGACCAGGACGAGATCGCGGGGTTTGTCCCCGCCGACGCGGACCACGGAGAGCCGGGTGGTGGGCCAGGTGATCTTTCGCACCCCGCCGTCCAGCCACACCGTCGGCCGGTTGACCTGGAAGTCGTAGTAGTCCTCGGCGTCGAGCGCCGCGAACACCTCGCCCTTCCACTCCCGGTCCAGGTGCGCGACCGCTGTGGAAGCGGCGTCACCTGCGTCGTTCCATCCCTCGAACGCGGCCACCATGACCGGGTCGATCAGCTCGGGAACCCCCTCGAGCTCGATCACCCAGGCCTCCTTCCGAAGTTCCCTTGCGTACGCACCAACCTTACGGCTTCCGGCCTCTCCCGCCGCAGCCCCTGTGCACGGCCGGGTGAACCCGGCCCCGCGGGGTGCATCACCGGTCCAACCAGGGCGTCAGTCTCCGAATTCATCCGAGCTGTGTCCCGGGGATTTCGTCTCAACTCTGGACGTTGGGGCTGTCGCACCGCTATACATCGGATGACCAGAACAGAGGTCCGATGTTATTCCCCTGGGGGCGCACATGAGTCAGACCGTCACGGACTTCGAGGTCCACGACATCCGCTTTCCGACCTCGGAGCAACTGGACGGCTCGGACGCCATGAACCCCGATCCCGACTACTCCGCCGCCTATGTCGTCCTGCGTACCGATACCCCGCTCGGCTCGGAAGCAGACGGGACCGTCATCGAGGGCCATGGCTTCTGCTTCACCATCGGACGCGGCAACGAGGTCATGGCAGCCGCCATCGAAGCGTTGCGACCGTACGTGATCGGGCGCCCGGCTCCCCGTACCGCGGCCGATCTCGGCGCGCTGTACCGCGAGCTCACCCATGACTCGCAACTGCGCTGGCTCGGCCCCGAGAAGGGCGTGATGCACATGGCGGCCGGCGCGGTCATCAACGCCGCCTGGGACCTGGCCGCCAAGCAGGCGGGCCGACCCGTCTGGCAGTTCCTCTCCGAAATGACGCCGCAGGAGCTCGTCTCCCTCGTCGACTTCCGTTACCTCACCGACGTCCTCACCCCCGGCGAGGCACTCGAAATCCTGCAAGCCGCCGAACCGGGCCGCACCGAGCGCGCCGAACGGCTGCGCGCCGAGGGCTACCCCGCGTACACCACCTCGCCCGGCTGGCTCGGCTACTCCGACGACAAACTGGTCCGGCTTGCGAAGGAGGCCGTCGCCGACGGCTTCACCCAGATCAAGCTGAAGGTCGGCGGAGACCTCGGCGACGACATCCGCAGACTCGCCCTGGCCCGGGAGGCCGTCGGACCGGACATCAGGATCGCCGTCGACGCCAACCAGCGGTGGGACGTCGCCGACGCGGTGGAGTGGATGACCGCGCTCGCGCCGTACGACCCGCACTGGATCGAGGAACCGACCAGCCCCGACGACATACTCGGCCACGCCGCCGTACGGGCCGGCCAGCCGGTCAAGGTCGCCACCGGTGAACACGTCGCCAACCGCGTCGTGTTCAAGCAGCTGCTCCAGGCCGGCGCGGTCGACTTCGTCCAGATCGACGCCGCGCGCGTGGCGGGCGTCAACGAGAACCTGGCGATCCTGCTGCTCGCCGCCAAGTTCGGCGTGCCGGTCTGCCCGCACGCGGGCGGCGTCGGACTGTGCGAGCTGGTGCAGCACCTGTCGATGTTCGACTATGTGGCCGTCTCCGGCAGCTGGGAGAACCGCGTGATCGAGTACGTCGACCATCTCCACGAACACTTCGCCGACCCCACCGTGATCGAAGCGGGGCGCTACGTCGCCCCGCGCTCCCCGGGCTTCTCCGCCCGGATGCTCCCCGCCTCGATCACCGCACACCGCTACCCGGAGGGCCCCGTATGGCAGGCCCGCCGCACGCCTGAGGAGGCCGACCGATGACCGGTACAAGGGACTTCGACGGGATGTCCGCCCTGGTGACAGGCGGCGCCTCCGGTATCGGGGCCGCCGTCGCGACCCTGCTGCTGGAGCGCGGCGCGGACGTCGCCGTACTCGACCGGGAGACCGCAGGCGCCCCCACGGGCACGCTCGCCCTCAAGGCGGACGTCACCGACGACGACGCCGTACGCGACGCGGTCGGCCGGGCCGCCGCCGAACTGGGAGGTCTGCACACCCTGGTCTCCAACGCGGGCATCGGCTCCATCGGCACCGTCGAGGACAACGACGACGACGAGTGGACCCGCGTCCTCGACATCAACGTCCTCGGCATGGTCCGCACCGCCCGGCACGCCCTGCCCCATCTGCGCCGCGCGGCCGCCGACCGTCCCGGTGCCGTCTCCATCACCCAGACCTGCTCCATCGCGGCGACCGCCGGGCTGCCGCAACGCGCCCTGTACAGCGCCAGCAAGGGTGCGGTCCTGTCACTGACCCTCGCCATGGCCGCCGACCACGTCCGCGAAGGAGTACGTGTCAACTGTGTCAACCCCGGTACCGCGGACACCCCGTGGATCGGCCGGCTCCTGGGTCAGGCCGACGACCCGGCAGCCGAGCGCGCCGCCCTCAACGCCCGCCAGCCGCTGGGACGGCTGGTCTCGGCCGACGAGGTGGCCGCCGCGATCGTCTACCTGGCGAGCCCCGCCGCCGCATCGATCACCGGGACGGCACTCGCCGTCGACGGCGGCATGCAGGGCCTGCGGCTTCGGCCCGCCGCCGACTGACCCCGCTCCACCAGCCCTTGAGCCGACCCATGCACCAGTCTTTGCCAATCCAGCACCGAGCCGGTACTCCACAAAGGACGGGACACCAATGAGAGTGCGTACGACAAGTGCGGCAGCCTGCGCCGTACTGCTGGCCGTCACTGCCCTCGCGGGCTGCAACCGCGAGTCCACCGACGACGGCGCCGGTGCCGGGAAGGTCGGTATCGACCTGCCGCGCAGCGACAGCGACTTCTGGAACTCGTACCAGAGCTACATCGAGAAGGGCGTGAAGGCCGGCGACGTCAAGGCACTGCCGCTGACCAACTCCCAGAACGACATCGGCAAGCTCGTCGCCAACGTCCAGACCTTCACCGACCAGGGCGCCAAGGCCGTGGTGATGGCCCCGCAGGACACCGGCGCCATCGCCGAGTCGCTGAACACCCTGAACGACAAGAAGATCCCGGTCGTCAGCGTCGACACCCGCCCCGACAAGGGCAACGTCTACATGGTGGTGCGCGCAGACAACAAGGCGTACGGCACCAACGCCTGCAAGTACCTCGGCGAGCAGCTGAAGGGCAAGGGCAAGGTCGTCGAGTTCCAGGGCGACCTGTCCTCGATCAACGGCCGTGACCGGTCCCAGGCGTTCAAGGCCTGCATGGACAAGGACTACCCGGGCATCAAGGTCTTCGAGCTGGCCACCGACTGGAAGGGCGACGTGGCGTCCGCCAAACTCCAGTCGACGCTCGCCGCGCACCCCGACATCAACGGCATCTACATGCAGGCCGGCGGTGTCTTCCTGCAGCCCACGCTCGCGCTCCTGGAACAGAAGAAGCTGCTGAAGCCGGCCGGTACGGCGGGGCACATCACGATCATCTCGAACGACGGCATCCCGGAGGAGTTCGACGCCATCAGGGCGGGGAAGATCGACGCGACGATCTCCCAGCCCGCCGACCTGTACGCGAAGTACGCCCTGTACTACGCCAAGGCGGCCCTGGACGGCAAGACCTTCAAGGAAGGCCCGACCGACCACGACTCGAACATCATCAAGATTCCCAATGGTTTCGAGGACCAACTTCCCGCGCCCCTGGTGACCAAGGACAACGTGGACGACCCGAAACTGTGGGCCAACCAGCTGGAGAAGAAGAGCTAGCCGTGACTCCTCCCTCTCGTTGCCGAGAGGGCTTCCCTCCCGGCAACGAAGAGCCGGGACGCGGCCAAGCCCTGACCGCCGCCCGAAGGCAGGTCATCGACGTTACTACAGCGCCTCGCTGAGAAGGGTTCTGATGGAAAAGGCACCACCTGCCGTACAGGCGGAAGGCGTCGTCAAACGCTTCGGGCCCACCGTCGCGCTCGACGGTGTGCAGCTCACCGTGCGGCCCGGCGAGTCCCATGCCCTCGTCGGCCGTAACGGCGCGGGCAAGTCCACCCTGGTCGGCGTGCTGACCGGACTGCACAAGGCGGACGCGGGGACGGTCCGGTTCGGCGGGGAGCCCGCGCCCGCCTTCGGGGACACGACGGCCTGGCAGTCGAAGGTCGCATGCGTCTACCAGAAGTCCATGGTCGTCCCCGATCTGACCGTCGCCGAGAATCTCTTTCTCGGCCGGCTGGACGACGAGTCGCGCTGGATCAGCTGGGGGAGGCTCCGCAAGCGCGCGGAGGAGCTCCTCGCCGAGTACGGGGTACAGGTCGACCCCCGCACCCGGGCCGGCGATCTCGCCGTGGAACAGCGGCAGTTCGTCGAGATCGCCCGGGCGCTGTCCTTCGGCGCCCGGCTGGTCGTCCTCGACGAACCCACCGCCCAGCTCGACGCCCGGGGCATCGGCCGGCTCTTCGACAAGCTCCGGGAACTGCAGAGCCAGGGAGTGGCGTTCCTGTTCATCTCCCACCATCTGCAGGAGGTGTACGAACTGTGCACCGCGGTCACCGTCTACCGCGACGCCCGCCATGTCCTGACCGCCCCGGTCGCCGACCTCGCCAAGAGCGAACTGGTCGCGGCGATGACCGGCGAGCAGGGCGGCGGATCCGCCGCCTGGCACGCGGGAGGTGTGCCGGCGGCGGTGCGGGACGAGTCGGCGGAGCCCGTACTGCGTACGGAAGGACTCGCCCTGGAGGGCCAGTTCGAGCCGCTGGACCTTCAGGTCCGTCCCGGCGAGGTGCTCGGTCTCGCCGGTTCTGCGGCCAGCGGCAACACCGCGCTCGGTGAGACGCTCGCCGGGATGCGCAAGGCGACCGGCGGCACGGTCCGCGTACACGGGAGGTCCGTGCGGTCCGGCAGCGTGCCGCACGCGCTGGACGCCGGGATCGGCTACATCCCTGAGGACCGGCACGACCAGGGACTCGTCCTCGGGCGCAGCGTCGCCGAGAACGCCACGCTCACGGTCACCGACCAGCTCGGACCGTGGGGGACCGTACTGCCCTCCCGTACCCGGGAGTTCGCACAGTCGATGATCGAGTCGCTGGACATCAAGACTCAGGGTCCCGAACAGCCTGTCGCCGGGCTCTCCGGCGGCAATCAGCAGAAGGTGGTGGTCGCGCGCGCACTGGCCCGCAAGCCGAGCGTGCTGGTCGCGGTCCGGCCTACCGCGGGTGTGGACGTCAAGTCCAAGGACTCGCTGCTCGGAGTCGTCCGGCGGGTCGCCGACGAGGGCAATGCCGCAGTCGTCGTCTCGGACGAGCTGGACGATCTGCGGGTCTGTGACCGGGTGCTCGCCCTGTTCCACGGGCGTGTGGTCGGGACATTCGCAAGCGGGTGGACCGACGGGGAACTCGTCGCCGCCATGGAAGGTGTGGGGGAAAGGGAATGACCGGCACGATACGGCCACCGGCGGCCGGCGACATCAACGGAGGACCGAAGGGCGGGCTGGGCGAGGACAGCCCGCTGAGCCGGCTCAGGCTGATCCGGTGGAGCGACTTCTCCCTGGTTCCGGTGATCCTGGTGCTGATGGTGATCGGGTTCATCGTCTCGCCGGTGTTCCTCACCTCCGACAACCTGATCGGCGTCGTCCAGCAGTCCTCCGAGCTCAGCCTGCTGGTCCTCGGCCAGGCACTGATCCTCATCTGCGGACGGATGGACCTGTCACTGGAGTCGACGATCGGCATCGCGCCGGTCGTCGCGATGTGGCTGGTCCTGCCCACCGAGGGCGGCCGCTTCGCCGGCCTCGGTCTGCTGCCCACCTGGTCGGCGATCCCGCTCTGTCTGCTGGTGGGCCTCGCGATCGGTGCGGTCAACGGCTTTCTGATGCTGAAGCTGCGGGTCAACGGCTTCATCGCGACGCTCGGCATGCTCACCATGCTGCGCGGCCTCCACATCGGCATCACCGAGGGCAAGTCCATCACCGACGTCCCGGAGTCGTTCCGCTACCTCGGCAAGAGCGAGTGGCTCGGCGCACCGGCCGCCGTCTGGATCTGCCTGGTGCTCTTCGCGATCGGCGGCGCGGCGCTGGCCTGGCTGCGCCACGGACGCTCGTTGTACGCGATCGGCGGCAACCCGGAGGCGGCGCGGGCCGCCGGCATCCGGGTCGACCGGGTCACCTGGATCGTGCTTGCCATCGGCGGTCTGCTGGCGGCCTTCGCCGGCATCCTGTACACCGGCCACTACGGTGCGGTCGCCGCGACGCAGGGCAACGGCTGGATCTTCCAGGTGTTCGCCGCGGCGGTCATCGGCGGCATCAGTCTCAAGGGTGGGCGAGGCACGCTGTTCGGTGCGCTGACCGGCGTACTGACGCTGCAGTTGGTGGTCAACGTGATGACCCTGGGCGGCGTCCCGGCGCTGTGGAACCAGTTCCTCAACGGCGCGATCATCATCGTCGCGCTGGTCATCTCGCGCTTCGCGAGCGGTGAGAAGCAGGACTGACCCGTACACCCGCAGACGCCGGCGGGGCTGAGAAGTTCAGCCCCGCCGGCGTCTGCGGCGTGGGGTCGGGGGCGGAGTCCCGGTTCGGGATGTGGCGGGTGGGGGAACAAGCCCGCCGCAGGCGTCACAGCGTCGACCGCAGCCACTGCTCCACGCTCGCCACATGCACCGTCGCCCACGACCGCGCAGCCTCCGTGTCCCGGTCGCGCAGCGCCGACAGGATGGCCCGGTGCTCGTGCAGGGTGCGGCTGACCGCGTCCTCCTGCGTCAGGCCGCGCCAGACGCGGGCCCGGGTCGTCGGCCCGGAGAGACCGTCGAGCAGGGAGCAGAGCACCGAGTTCCCGGACGACTGCACGATGCCGCGGTGGAACTCCAGATCGCAGGCGACCAGCTCCTCCACCGAGGGCTGCGCGCCGAGTGCGTCCAACTGGGAGCTCAGTACGTCGAGTTGGGCCTCGGTGATCCGGGTCGCGGCCATGGCCGTGGCGGCCGGCTCCAGGATCCGGCGGACTGCCAGGAACTCCAGCACCGTGTCGTCGCGGTGGAAGTCCACGACGAAGCTCAGCGCCTCCAGCAGCAGCTGCGGGTCGAGACTGGTGACGTACGTACCGTCGCCCTGCCGGACATCGAGAATGCGGATCAGGGACAGGGCGCGGACCGCCTCGCGCAGCGAGTTGCGGGACAGCCCGAGCTCCGCCGCGAGTTCGCTCTCCTTGGGCAGACGGTCGCCGGGCCGTAGCGCACCCGAGACGATCATTCCCTTGATCTTCTCGATCGCCTCGTCGGTGACAGCCATGACGGTCCTCCTGGATTCGGGCGGGATCAGACCTCGGAAGAAGACATCCGATGTCTCATCTCATTATGGGGGTCGAACCAGGTGGATGAACCGGGTCTGCCGCAGCTGGTGACCGATCCCTCAGTCCCAGAGCGTCGACGGCGCCTCGCGCCGTACCACCGGGGCGATCTCCTCCGTGAACCGCTCCAAGGTCTCGATCTGCTCCTGGTGGCTCAGTCCGAAGGCGTCCACGGAGACCGACTGCAGGTCGTGACCGTACACCTCGTGCCAGCCGAGGATCTTGTCGATGATCTGCTGCGGGCTGCCGATCAGCTGGGGCCCGTCCGCGATGGCTTCCTCGATCGTCCGGAACGGCGTGTTGTACCCCGCCTTCCCCTCCAGGTGGGGACGGAAGGACTGCCTCACCTTCGCCTCGTAAAGCTCCTTGTAGCGCGCCACCGCCTGCTGCGAACCGTCGGCGATCAGTAGCCCGCCCGACCCCGCCGCCA harbors:
- a CDS encoding L-fuconate dehydratase — translated: MSQTVTDFEVHDIRFPTSEQLDGSDAMNPDPDYSAAYVVLRTDTPLGSEADGTVIEGHGFCFTIGRGNEVMAAAIEALRPYVIGRPAPRTAADLGALYRELTHDSQLRWLGPEKGVMHMAAGAVINAAWDLAAKQAGRPVWQFLSEMTPQELVSLVDFRYLTDVLTPGEALEILQAAEPGRTERAERLRAEGYPAYTTSPGWLGYSDDKLVRLAKEAVADGFTQIKLKVGGDLGDDIRRLALAREAVGPDIRIAVDANQRWDVADAVEWMTALAPYDPHWIEEPTSPDDILGHAAVRAGQPVKVATGEHVANRVVFKQLLQAGAVDFVQIDAARVAGVNENLAILLLAAKFGVPVCPHAGGVGLCELVQHLSMFDYVAVSGSWENRVIEYVDHLHEHFADPTVIEAGRYVAPRSPGFSARMLPASITAHRYPEGPVWQARRTPEEADR
- a CDS encoding SDR family NAD(P)-dependent oxidoreductase, which produces MTGTRDFDGMSALVTGGASGIGAAVATLLLERGADVAVLDRETAGAPTGTLALKADVTDDDAVRDAVGRAAAELGGLHTLVSNAGIGSIGTVEDNDDDEWTRVLDINVLGMVRTARHALPHLRRAAADRPGAVSITQTCSIAATAGLPQRALYSASKGAVLSLTLAMAADHVREGVRVNCVNPGTADTPWIGRLLGQADDPAAERAALNARQPLGRLVSADEVAAAIVYLASPAAASITGTALAVDGGMQGLRLRPAAD
- a CDS encoding sugar ABC transporter substrate-binding protein, producing MRVRTTSAAACAVLLAVTALAGCNRESTDDGAGAGKVGIDLPRSDSDFWNSYQSYIEKGVKAGDVKALPLTNSQNDIGKLVANVQTFTDQGAKAVVMAPQDTGAIAESLNTLNDKKIPVVSVDTRPDKGNVYMVVRADNKAYGTNACKYLGEQLKGKGKVVEFQGDLSSINGRDRSQAFKACMDKDYPGIKVFELATDWKGDVASAKLQSTLAAHPDINGIYMQAGGVFLQPTLALLEQKKLLKPAGTAGHITIISNDGIPEEFDAIRAGKIDATISQPADLYAKYALYYAKAALDGKTFKEGPTDHDSNIIKIPNGFEDQLPAPLVTKDNVDDPKLWANQLEKKS
- a CDS encoding sugar ABC transporter ATP-binding protein; translated protein: MEKAPPAVQAEGVVKRFGPTVALDGVQLTVRPGESHALVGRNGAGKSTLVGVLTGLHKADAGTVRFGGEPAPAFGDTTAWQSKVACVYQKSMVVPDLTVAENLFLGRLDDESRWISWGRLRKRAEELLAEYGVQVDPRTRAGDLAVEQRQFVEIARALSFGARLVVLDEPTAQLDARGIGRLFDKLRELQSQGVAFLFISHHLQEVYELCTAVTVYRDARHVLTAPVADLAKSELVAAMTGEQGGGSAAWHAGGVPAAVRDESAEPVLRTEGLALEGQFEPLDLQVRPGEVLGLAGSAASGNTALGETLAGMRKATGGTVRVHGRSVRSGSVPHALDAGIGYIPEDRHDQGLVLGRSVAENATLTVTDQLGPWGTVLPSRTREFAQSMIESLDIKTQGPEQPVAGLSGGNQQKVVVARALARKPSVLVAVRPTAGVDVKSKDSLLGVVRRVADEGNAAVVVSDELDDLRVCDRVLALFHGRVVGTFASGWTDGELVAAMEGVGERE
- a CDS encoding ABC transporter permease — translated: MTGTIRPPAAGDINGGPKGGLGEDSPLSRLRLIRWSDFSLVPVILVLMVIGFIVSPVFLTSDNLIGVVQQSSELSLLVLGQALILICGRMDLSLESTIGIAPVVAMWLVLPTEGGRFAGLGLLPTWSAIPLCLLVGLAIGAVNGFLMLKLRVNGFIATLGMLTMLRGLHIGITEGKSITDVPESFRYLGKSEWLGAPAAVWICLVLFAIGGAALAWLRHGRSLYAIGGNPEAARAAGIRVDRVTWIVLAIGGLLAAFAGILYTGHYGAVAATQGNGWIFQVFAAAVIGGISLKGGRGTLFGALTGVLTLQLVVNVMTLGGVPALWNQFLNGAIIIVALVISRFASGEKQD
- a CDS encoding FadR/GntR family transcriptional regulator, translating into MAVTDEAIEKIKGMIVSGALRPGDRLPKESELAAELGLSRNSLREAVRALSLIRILDVRQGDGTYVTSLDPQLLLEALSFVVDFHRDDTVLEFLAVRRILEPAATAMAATRITEAQLDVLSSQLDALGAQPSVEELVACDLEFHRGIVQSSGNSVLCSLLDGLSGPTTRARVWRGLTQEDAVSRTLHEHRAILSALRDRDTEAARSWATVHVASVEQWLRSTL